One genomic region from Candidatus Aegiribacteria sp. encodes:
- a CDS encoding N-acetylmuramoyl-L-alanine amidase, with protein MSSIQLLFAAAVLTGAVETRIIPRFDGMLMELTSSEPIADSVNVTGYSVSVRPGDKVFLPEAYLPFWVLGWELDTDSCGFSVELTDAVDSLEYSLSEDSLTMLLFFRAAEPLLFPELTWNGPPDEPDYGLFDPQYSDSSTIAALELGQQSPWLNDFDCVVIDPGHGGRDPGAVGPDGTYEKDRTLEIALLVRDILNIHRPELDVIVTRNTDCYMSLGARTRLANERRADLFISIHCNACTRASANGFETFFLSRARTDDSRAVEMLENSVVEYDDTNDHVFDDPLSFLLADIAQNIYLERSSSLAVAIQESLQDKFPSNTNRGVKQAGFYVLRGALMPSVLVEVAFISNPQEERTLKTLDFRLAAAEAIVDAVLNFAEEQ; from the coding sequence ATGAGTAGCATTCAGCTTCTATTTGCTGCGGCAGTTCTTACCGGAGCAGTTGAAACAAGAATAATACCAAGGTTTGACGGTATGCTGATGGAGCTCACTTCCAGTGAACCCATTGCCGACAGTGTTAATGTTACCGGCTATTCAGTGAGTGTAAGACCGGGAGACAAAGTTTTTCTTCCTGAAGCATATCTTCCATTCTGGGTGCTTGGCTGGGAGCTTGATACGGACTCATGCGGTTTTTCCGTTGAACTCACTGATGCTGTGGATTCACTTGAGTACTCACTTTCGGAGGACAGCCTGACAATGCTGCTTTTCTTCAGGGCAGCCGAACCTCTTCTGTTTCCAGAGCTGACCTGGAACGGTCCTCCAGATGAACCGGATTATGGGTTGTTCGACCCGCAGTATTCTGATTCCAGTACTATCGCCGCACTTGAACTGGGGCAGCAATCACCGTGGTTGAATGATTTTGACTGTGTTGTAATCGATCCCGGACATGGTGGAAGAGATCCGGGAGCAGTTGGTCCGGACGGCACTTATGAAAAAGACAGAACTCTTGAAATAGCTCTGCTTGTACGTGACATTCTGAATATCCACAGACCGGAACTGGACGTTATTGTTACCAGAAACACGGATTGCTATATGTCGCTGGGCGCGAGAACCCGGCTGGCCAACGAAAGAAGAGCAGACCTATTTATCTCAATTCATTGCAACGCATGCACAAGGGCATCGGCAAACGGTTTCGAGACATTCTTTTTATCCCGCGCAAGGACTGATGACAGCAGAGCTGTAGAGATGCTTGAAAACAGTGTGGTGGAATACGATGATACCAATGATCATGTTTTCGATGATCCTCTTTCTTTTCTTCTCGCGGATATTGCACAGAACATATACCTGGAAAGGAGCAGTTCCCTGGCAGTGGCAATTCAAGAGAGTTTGCAGGATAAGTTTCCGTCCAACACTAACCGCGGCGTAAAACAGGCTGGTTTCTATGTTCTCAGGGGTGCTCTCATGCCTTCTGTACTGGTGGAAGTTGCGTTTATTTCAAATCCGCAGGAGGAACGGACACTGAAAACACTGGACTTCCGTCTTGCCGCGGCGGAGGCTATTGTAGATGCTGTCCTGAATTTTGCAGAGGAACAGTAA
- the smpB gene encoding SsrA-binding protein SmpB encodes MSEKSKVMARNRKARHEYSILSTLEVGLVLVGSEIKSIRAGKVSLSGAYASFDDNFELWVHHMHIAEYPEARDNHEPYRRRKLLAHASQLRKIRRMVQEKGYTLIPLDVHLSDGKAKIELGFCRGKKQYDKRAELAKKDADLNLRRAIKRESRGYE; translated from the coding sequence ATGAGCGAAAAGAGTAAAGTCATGGCAAGAAACAGAAAAGCCAGACATGAGTATTCAATTCTCAGTACTCTGGAAGTTGGTCTGGTTCTTGTTGGATCAGAGATAAAATCCATACGTGCGGGGAAGGTCAGCCTCAGTGGAGCGTATGCCTCTTTTGATGATAACTTCGAATTGTGGGTTCATCACATGCATATTGCTGAGTATCCCGAAGCAAGAGATAATCATGAACCGTACCGCAGACGCAAATTACTGGCTCATGCATCTCAGTTGAGGAAAATCAGGAGAATGGTTCAGGAAAAAGGTTATACACTGATTCCACTCGATGTTCATCTTTCAGATGGAAAAGCCAAAATCGAGCTTGGTTTCTGTCGAGGGAAAAAACAGTACGACAAGCGCGCTGAGCTGGCTAAAAAAGATGCGGATCTGAATCTAAGGAGAGCAATCAAGCGGGAGTCGAGAGGGTATGAGTAG
- the murI gene encoding glutamate racemase, producing MNSGKIGVFDSGVGGLTVVRAINDLLPDESVVYFGDTARVPYGSKSPETVIRFSLEAAKFLLGKDVKLLVAACNTASSVSLPALSEFADVPVIGVIEPGARAASEVTRSGVVGVIGTLGTISSGAYQKALKSFDSVRRVIAQPTPLLVSLVEEGWLDHRITGLVLEEYTGPLIHEGIDTLVLGCTHYPLLKKALSSILGDDITLVDSAESTAASVGKILDDGELRSNTDPGDNYFYVSDIPLKFQEIAQRFLGRTIPLVTQVEVGD from the coding sequence GTGAATTCCGGGAAAATTGGAGTTTTCGACTCGGGAGTTGGCGGGCTTACAGTAGTAAGGGCGATAAACGACCTTCTTCCTGATGAATCAGTAGTCTACTTCGGAGATACGGCTCGAGTACCTTACGGATCGAAATCCCCCGAAACCGTAATCCGCTTCTCGCTTGAAGCTGCGAAGTTTCTTCTCGGGAAGGATGTAAAGCTCCTGGTTGCTGCCTGCAATACTGCTTCTTCAGTCAGTCTCCCGGCATTGAGTGAATTCGCCGATGTTCCTGTTATAGGAGTCATTGAACCCGGAGCAAGAGCGGCATCAGAGGTAACTAGATCGGGAGTTGTAGGGGTAATTGGAACTCTGGGCACTATTTCAAGCGGTGCTTACCAGAAAGCGCTGAAATCTTTCGATTCAGTAAGGAGAGTAATAGCCCAGCCAACTCCGCTGCTTGTATCTCTGGTCGAAGAGGGCTGGCTTGACCACAGGATAACAGGGCTGGTCCTTGAGGAATACACCGGACCTTTAATTCATGAAGGAATTGATACTCTGGTTCTCGGCTGCACTCATTACCCGCTGCTGAAGAAAGCGCTTTCAAGTATTCTTGGAGATGATATTACTCTGGTTGACTCGGCCGAATCCACAGCTGCTTCGGTTGGTAAGATCCTGGATGACGGAGAGTTGAGATCAAACACTGATCCAGGAGACAATTATTTCTACGTGAGCGATATACCGTTGAAATTTCAGGAGATAGCACAGCGATTTCTTGGAAGAACAATACCTCTGGTTACCCAGGTTGAAGTTGGGGATTAA